One Deltaproteobacteria bacterium DNA segment encodes these proteins:
- a CDS encoding UbiD family decarboxylase, with product MADNDLQEYLARLEAAGKLHWIEQRVDPCWEVAAITRHTFDRYGWNERPALGFRQVGDCQFPLVIGVIGGSPAIYAHALSTTVEKIPQVWENAQRHPIDPVIVPSGLCKEIVQRGADIDVLSLPQVVWTPSQDPGPYITAPVIVTKDLETGRRNVGTYRIQMKGKQHVGLYVGGAQHAARHIRQYEAAKQDMPIAIAIGMDPTIVLCSISKFPYGTDEFSIAGGMRGEPVPLVQCETVDLQVPANAEIVLEGVLRAGYREAEGPFGEFSGYMSPGGQQPVIDITCITRRRAPVYHSFLSQMPPSESSCIRSLSRSAGLFHHLRNVLGLPVKDVHFTEAGGASGMLVIAMKKEYPEQVKEVAWGAWSLMNKEGKFTVVVDDDIDVRSPFQVEWAMGFRAQPARDSFIVDGVVPSGVDPSTAAADIPQHDPRRRSGSKMLIDATRKHAYPPAARVPKEFIDKAKNKWSEYGFTK from the coding sequence ATGGCCGACAACGATCTGCAAGAATATCTCGCGCGCTTGGAAGCCGCCGGCAAACTGCACTGGATCGAACAGCGCGTCGATCCATGCTGGGAAGTCGCCGCGATCACGCGCCACACCTTCGACCGTTACGGTTGGAACGAGCGGCCGGCGCTGGGCTTTCGCCAGGTCGGAGATTGTCAGTTTCCGCTGGTGATCGGCGTCATCGGCGGCTCGCCGGCGATCTACGCCCACGCGCTTTCCACGACTGTCGAAAAAATTCCCCAAGTCTGGGAGAACGCCCAGCGCCATCCCATCGATCCCGTCATCGTGCCAAGCGGTCTGTGCAAAGAGATTGTCCAGCGCGGCGCCGACATCGACGTATTGTCATTGCCGCAAGTGGTTTGGACACCGAGCCAAGATCCCGGACCCTACATCACCGCGCCGGTGATCGTCACCAAAGATCTCGAAACCGGCCGGCGCAATGTCGGGACCTATCGAATTCAGATGAAGGGCAAGCAGCATGTCGGTCTCTACGTCGGCGGCGCCCAGCACGCGGCCAGACATATCCGCCAGTACGAAGCGGCGAAACAAGACATGCCGATCGCCATCGCCATCGGCATGGACCCGACCATCGTGCTTTGTTCGATCAGCAAGTTTCCCTACGGCACCGATGAGTTTTCCATCGCCGGCGGCATGCGCGGCGAGCCGGTACCGCTGGTGCAATGCGAGACCGTCGACCTGCAAGTGCCGGCCAACGCCGAGATCGTTCTCGAAGGCGTGCTGCGCGCCGGTTATCGCGAAGCGGAAGGACCGTTCGGTGAATTTTCCGGTTACATGAGTCCGGGCGGTCAACAGCCGGTGATCGACATCACCTGCATCACGCGGCGGCGCGCGCCGGTCTATCATTCATTTTTAAGTCAAATGCCGCCCAGCGAATCGAGCTGCATCCGCAGTCTCAGCCGCTCCGCCGGATTGTTTCACCACCTGCGCAACGTGCTCGGCCTGCCGGTAAAAGACGTTCACTTCACCGAAGCCGGGGGCGCTAGCGGTATGTTGGTGATCGCGATGAAAAAAGAATATCCCGAACAAGTGAAAGAAGTCGCCTGGGGCGCCTGGTCGCTGATGAACAAGGAAGGCAAATTCACCGTGGTGGTCGACGACGATATCGACGTGCGTAGTCCATTCCAAGTCGAATGGGCCATGGGCTTTCGCGCTCAACCGGCGCGCGACAGTTTCATCGTCGACGGCGTCGTGCCCTCCGGCGTCGATCCATCGACTGCCGCGGCGGATATTCCCCAACACGACCCGCGCCGGCGCTCCGGCAGCAAAATGTTGATCGACGCCACGCGCAAGCACGCCTACCCACCCGCCGCGCGCGTGCCAAAAGAATTTATCGACAAGGCGAAGAATAAATGGTCCGAGTACGGTTTTACAAAATAA
- a CDS encoding ABC transporter substrate-binding protein, whose protein sequence is MRVRMIVLILFAILFAADVHAADKVRIGVSNYNISNLTVGVAQTRGFFKQEGIDAEIIRMNPNVATMALVSADVDYSTLIGSTIVANLKGARVKMIACSLDRTPLSLVSRADIKTVREVKGKTIGVGSYGSTPDIIARMVVKHYGIDPETEIKLLALGSDAARLTALKEGVIDVMIVAPPVDFEAKRMGFNIISRTGDIFRFPYNGLATGMKKLSERPDEVKRVLRAMLKANNYILKNREGTIQVLVNWAKSKQEFAEAGYDSAVNVFSADGSIPEEGMRVVLDGLRKSMNIARQVPLSEVADTAPLFEAQRELGLRK, encoded by the coding sequence ATGCGGGTGAGAATGATTGTCCTGATTTTGTTCGCCATCTTGTTCGCGGCCGATGTTCACGCCGCCGACAAAGTCAGGATCGGCGTGTCGAATTATAATATTTCCAATCTCACCGTCGGCGTTGCGCAAACCCGCGGTTTTTTCAAACAGGAAGGCATCGACGCGGAAATCATTCGCATGAATCCCAACGTCGCGACCATGGCGTTGGTCAGCGCCGATGTCGATTATTCAACTTTGATCGGCTCGACCATCGTCGCCAACTTGAAAGGTGCGCGGGTAAAAATGATCGCCTGTTCACTCGACCGCACGCCCTTGTCGTTGGTGAGCCGAGCGGACATCAAAACCGTTCGAGAAGTGAAAGGTAAAACCATCGGCGTCGGCTCCTACGGCTCGACGCCCGATATCATCGCGCGCATGGTGGTCAAACACTACGGCATCGATCCCGAGACCGAGATCAAACTTTTGGCCCTCGGTTCCGATGCCGCTCGTTTGACCGCGTTAAAAGAAGGCGTCATCGACGTGATGATTGTCGCGCCGCCGGTGGATTTCGAAGCCAAACGGATGGGCTTCAACATCATCAGCCGCACCGGCGATATTTTCCGCTTCCCGTACAACGGCCTGGCCACCGGCATGAAAAAATTATCCGAGCGGCCCGACGAGGTGAAGCGGGTGCTGCGGGCGATGCTCAAGGCGAACAATTATATTTTGAAAAACCGCGAAGGCACGATTCAAGTGCTAGTCAATTGGGCCAAGTCGAAGCAGGAATTCGCCGAAGCCGGTTACGATTCCGCGGTGAATGTTTTCAGCGCCGATGGCAGCATTCCCGAAGAGGGCATGCGCGTGGTGCTCGACGGTCTGCGCAAATCGATGAACATCGCCCGGCAGGTTCCACTGAGCGAAGTCGCCGACACGGCGCCGCTCTTCGAAGCGCAGCGCGAGCTGGGGCTGCGTAAGTAA